In Harmonia axyridis chromosome X, icHarAxyr1.1, whole genome shotgun sequence, a single window of DNA contains:
- the LOC123685903 gene encoding uncharacterized protein LOC123685903 isoform X2 has product MNNEVVQFYQKAIIDSGLVLDEDLIFIRSVECKVSKSKADISRNIIILATALGTTYYAMKTGDVGVTVLNLPAAFSFLMSCYYSRRSKNQKDLISHLLTEFKNLSRIHSEVNEFLKRFNFSMNSSKNTFIKMSEDTITGLSKYSCDIQASITKMMLSIISEIHVGLQDVSLDLTDFEKAIAVSLNHDTVMECLQNAHFIEGQVVLLRSHLLTSIFLISSSKGDGVIFIRVMDKGIPSLASLIQNSVNGIKAKLNETRFPYNPPSFSLSSIENTFAQREMLPNKCFPRMRKHVFKINDGICCTLIKLKSLFETVETIESEYGMEVLQEAVSNLTQELYKCYTSSADLEKLIQLLNRKINTQTSIDESQENFVTALTSDTTRPEMEELAEDSDYQVFSNDVNDADNECEAVRFYKRLMKNDVDWLAELKQSDEFQKRQNKFGTGAPVTSTPVDQHPQTEKHETTLSESATSLEGLKRPPLPETPEFKDFSSPEIQLIPTQPSIPTPPSMPLTIFEGAPPPAEPSLPLIPLSFLEDSSLKDSLQFKTPPTGPLPSTSSSSPNLSQIMLKHPPPPETPATPLSPLSEPSLVRLSLLEDSSLKDSLKSALERMGTREEENYE; this is encoded by the exons ATGAATAACGAG gTTGTGCAATTCTATCAGAAAGCTATAATAGATAGTGGTCTTGTACTTGATGAAGATTTGATCTTCATACGATCGGTGGAATGTAAAGTGAGCAAGAGTAAGGCTGATATTAGCCGAAACATCATCATACTGGCTACAGCCTTAGGAACAACTTATTACGCTATGAAAACAGGAGATGTTGGTGTAACAGTTCTTAATCTACCAGCTGCCTTCTCATTTCTAATGTCATGTTATTACTCAAGAAGATCTAAAAACCAAAAAGATCTCATTTCTCATCTGTTGACTGAATTTAAGAACCTATCAAGAATTCATTCAGAGGTGAATGAATTTCTGAAACGATTCAATTTTTCGAT GAATTCTTCGAAAAATACTTTTATAAAAATGTCTGAAGATACGATAACTGGTCTTTCTAAATATTCTTGTGATATTCAAGCCTCTATAACTAAAATGATGCTAAGTATTATTAGTGAAATTCATGTTGGACTTCAAGATGTATCTCTTGATCTTACTGATTTTGAGAAAGCAATTGCTGTTTCTTTGAATCATGACACTGTAATGGAATGTCTTCAAAATGCTCAT TTTATTGAAGGACAAGTGGTTCTTCTTAGATCACACCTGCTTACAAGCATATTCCTGATATCGTCTTCTAAAGGGGATGGAGTAATATTTATAAGAGTAATGGATAAAGGTATTCCCTCACTGGCGAGTCTTATTCAGAATTCAGTTAATGGAATCAAGGCCAAACTGAATGAAACTCGTTTTCCATATAATCCACCTTCCTTCAGTTTGAGCAGTATAGAAAACACATTTGCTCAACGAGAAATGTTGCCAAACAAATGTTTTCCCAGAATGAGAAAACatgtattcaaaattaatgatgGTATTTGCTGCACTCTTATCAAGCTGAAATCACTATTTGAAACGGTCGAAACT ATCGAGAGTGAATATGGAATGGAGGTTCTTCAAGAAGCAGTGTCAAATCTCACTCAGGAACTCTATAAATGCTATACTTCCTCTGCAGATCTTGAAAAGCTTATTCAATTATTGAACCGCAAGATTAATACACAAACCTCTATAGACGAGTCGCAGGAGAATTTTGTAACAGCCCTTACCAGTGATACAACAAGACCAGAGATGGAAGAACTGGCTGAAGATTCAGATTACCAGGTTTTCAGTAATGATGTAAATG ATGCTGACAATGAATGTGAGGCCGTCCGTTTCTATAAACGATTAATGAAAAATGATGTTGATTGGCTGGCTGAACTGAAGCAATCCGACGAGTTCCAAAAAAGACAGAATAAGTTTGGCACG GGAGCCCCTGTAACCTCAACCCCTGTTGACCAGCATCCTCAAACTGAAAAACATGAGACT acCCTTTCAGAGTCTGCTACATCCTTGGAAGGG CTAAAACGTCCACCTCTGCCTGAAACGCCTGAGTTCAAAGATTTCAGTTCTCCG GAGATACAGCTTATACCGACACAACCAAGTATACCGACACCACCAAGTATGCCTCTAACAATTTTTGAGGGTGCTCCACCCCCAGCAGAGCCATCACTACCACTGATACCTTTAAGTTTTCTGGAGGATTCTTCTCTAAAGGATTCTCTTCAG TTCAAGACCCCACCTACTGGTCCACTGCCCTCAACATCCTCAAGTTCTCCTAACTTATCACAGATTATG CTAAAACATCCACCTCCACCTGAAACGCCTGCTACTCCACTCTCGCCACTGTCAGAACCATCACTGGTACGTCTAAGTTTACTGGAGGATTCTTCACTCAAGGATTCTCTTAAG AGTGCTTTGGAGAGAATGGGTACACGTGAGGAGGAAAATTATGAGTAG
- the LOC123685903 gene encoding uncharacterized protein LOC123685903 isoform X3 has protein sequence MNNEVVQFYQKAIIDSGLVLDEDLIFIRSVECKVSKSKADISRNIIILATALGTTYYAMKTGDVGVTVLNLPAAFSFLMSCYYSRRSKNQKDLISHLLTEFKNLSRIHSEVNEFLKRFNFSMNSSKNTFIKMSEDTITGLSKYSCDIQASITKMMLSIISEIHVGLQDVSLDLTDFEKAIAVSLNHDTVMECLQNAHFIEGQVVLLRSHLLTSIFLISSSKGDGVIFIRVMDKGIPSLASLIQNSVNGIKAKLNETRFPYNPPSFSLSSIENTFAQREMLPNKCFPRMRKHVFKINDGICCTLIKLKSLFETVETIESEYGMEVLQEAVSNLTQELYKCYTSSADLEKLIQLLNRKINTQTSIDESQENFVTALTSDTTRPEMEELAEDSDYQVFSNDVNDADNECEAVRFYKRLMKNDVDWLAELKQSDEFQKRQNKFGTGAPVTSTPVDQHPQTEKHETTLSESATSLEGFKTPPPRPLPSSSLCSLNLSQIMLKRPPLPETPEFKDFSSPEIQLIPTQPSIPTPPSMPLTIFEGAPPPAEPSLPLIPLSFLEDSSLKDSLQLKHPPPPETPATPLSPLSEPSLVRLSLLEDSSLKDSLKSALERMGTREEENYE, from the exons ATGAATAACGAG gTTGTGCAATTCTATCAGAAAGCTATAATAGATAGTGGTCTTGTACTTGATGAAGATTTGATCTTCATACGATCGGTGGAATGTAAAGTGAGCAAGAGTAAGGCTGATATTAGCCGAAACATCATCATACTGGCTACAGCCTTAGGAACAACTTATTACGCTATGAAAACAGGAGATGTTGGTGTAACAGTTCTTAATCTACCAGCTGCCTTCTCATTTCTAATGTCATGTTATTACTCAAGAAGATCTAAAAACCAAAAAGATCTCATTTCTCATCTGTTGACTGAATTTAAGAACCTATCAAGAATTCATTCAGAGGTGAATGAATTTCTGAAACGATTCAATTTTTCGAT GAATTCTTCGAAAAATACTTTTATAAAAATGTCTGAAGATACGATAACTGGTCTTTCTAAATATTCTTGTGATATTCAAGCCTCTATAACTAAAATGATGCTAAGTATTATTAGTGAAATTCATGTTGGACTTCAAGATGTATCTCTTGATCTTACTGATTTTGAGAAAGCAATTGCTGTTTCTTTGAATCATGACACTGTAATGGAATGTCTTCAAAATGCTCAT TTTATTGAAGGACAAGTGGTTCTTCTTAGATCACACCTGCTTACAAGCATATTCCTGATATCGTCTTCTAAAGGGGATGGAGTAATATTTATAAGAGTAATGGATAAAGGTATTCCCTCACTGGCGAGTCTTATTCAGAATTCAGTTAATGGAATCAAGGCCAAACTGAATGAAACTCGTTTTCCATATAATCCACCTTCCTTCAGTTTGAGCAGTATAGAAAACACATTTGCTCAACGAGAAATGTTGCCAAACAAATGTTTTCCCAGAATGAGAAAACatgtattcaaaattaatgatgGTATTTGCTGCACTCTTATCAAGCTGAAATCACTATTTGAAACGGTCGAAACT ATCGAGAGTGAATATGGAATGGAGGTTCTTCAAGAAGCAGTGTCAAATCTCACTCAGGAACTCTATAAATGCTATACTTCCTCTGCAGATCTTGAAAAGCTTATTCAATTATTGAACCGCAAGATTAATACACAAACCTCTATAGACGAGTCGCAGGAGAATTTTGTAACAGCCCTTACCAGTGATACAACAAGACCAGAGATGGAAGAACTGGCTGAAGATTCAGATTACCAGGTTTTCAGTAATGATGTAAATG ATGCTGACAATGAATGTGAGGCCGTCCGTTTCTATAAACGATTAATGAAAAATGATGTTGATTGGCTGGCTGAACTGAAGCAATCCGACGAGTTCCAAAAAAGACAGAATAAGTTTGGCACG GGAGCCCCTGTAACCTCAACCCCTGTTGACCAGCATCCTCAAACTGAAAAACATGAGACT acCCTTTCAGAGTCTGCTACATCCTTGGAAGGG TTCAAGACCCCACCTCCTCGTCCACTGCCCTCATCATCCTTATGTTCCTTGAACCTGTCACAGATTATG CTAAAACGTCCACCTCTGCCTGAAACGCCTGAGTTCAAAGATTTCAGTTCTCCG GAGATACAGCTTATACCGACACAACCAAGTATACCGACACCACCAAGTATGCCTCTAACAATTTTTGAGGGTGCTCCACCCCCAGCAGAGCCATCACTACCACTGATACCTTTAAGTTTTCTGGAGGATTCTTCTCTAAAGGATTCTCTTCAG CTAAAACATCCACCTCCACCTGAAACGCCTGCTACTCCACTCTCGCCACTGTCAGAACCATCACTGGTACGTCTAAGTTTACTGGAGGATTCTTCACTCAAGGATTCTCTTAAG AGTGCTTTGGAGAGAATGGGTACACGTGAGGAGGAAAATTATGAGTAG
- the LOC123685903 gene encoding uncharacterized protein LOC123685903 isoform X4 — MNNEVVQFYQKAIIDSGLVLDEDLIFIRSVECKVSKSKADISRNIIILATALGTTYYAMKTGDVGVTVLNLPAAFSFLMSCYYSRRSKNQKDLISHLLTEFKNLSRIHSEVNEFLKRFNFSMNSSKNTFIKMSEDTITGLSKYSCDIQASITKMMLSIISEIHVGLQDVSLDLTDFEKAIAVSLNHDTVMECLQNAHFIEGQVVLLRSHLLTSIFLISSSKGDGVIFIRVMDKGIPSLASLIQNSVNGIKAKLNETRFPYNPPSFSLSSIENTFAQREMLPNKCFPRMRKHVFKINDGICCTLIKLKSLFETVETIESEYGMEVLQEAVSNLTQELYKCYTSSADLEKLIQLLNRKINTQTSIDESQENFVTALTSDTTRPEMEELAEDSDYQVFSNDVNDADNECEAVRFYKRLMKNDVDWLAELKQSDEFQKRQNKFGTGAPVTSTPVDQHPQTEKHETLKRPPLPETPEFKDFSSPEIQLIPTQPSIPTPPSMPLTIFEGAPPPAEPSLPLIPLSFLEDSSLKDSLQFKTPPTGPLPSTSSSSPNLSQIMLKHPPPPETPATPLSPLSEPSLVRLSLLEDSSLKDSLKSALERMGTREEENYE, encoded by the exons ATGAATAACGAG gTTGTGCAATTCTATCAGAAAGCTATAATAGATAGTGGTCTTGTACTTGATGAAGATTTGATCTTCATACGATCGGTGGAATGTAAAGTGAGCAAGAGTAAGGCTGATATTAGCCGAAACATCATCATACTGGCTACAGCCTTAGGAACAACTTATTACGCTATGAAAACAGGAGATGTTGGTGTAACAGTTCTTAATCTACCAGCTGCCTTCTCATTTCTAATGTCATGTTATTACTCAAGAAGATCTAAAAACCAAAAAGATCTCATTTCTCATCTGTTGACTGAATTTAAGAACCTATCAAGAATTCATTCAGAGGTGAATGAATTTCTGAAACGATTCAATTTTTCGAT GAATTCTTCGAAAAATACTTTTATAAAAATGTCTGAAGATACGATAACTGGTCTTTCTAAATATTCTTGTGATATTCAAGCCTCTATAACTAAAATGATGCTAAGTATTATTAGTGAAATTCATGTTGGACTTCAAGATGTATCTCTTGATCTTACTGATTTTGAGAAAGCAATTGCTGTTTCTTTGAATCATGACACTGTAATGGAATGTCTTCAAAATGCTCAT TTTATTGAAGGACAAGTGGTTCTTCTTAGATCACACCTGCTTACAAGCATATTCCTGATATCGTCTTCTAAAGGGGATGGAGTAATATTTATAAGAGTAATGGATAAAGGTATTCCCTCACTGGCGAGTCTTATTCAGAATTCAGTTAATGGAATCAAGGCCAAACTGAATGAAACTCGTTTTCCATATAATCCACCTTCCTTCAGTTTGAGCAGTATAGAAAACACATTTGCTCAACGAGAAATGTTGCCAAACAAATGTTTTCCCAGAATGAGAAAACatgtattcaaaattaatgatgGTATTTGCTGCACTCTTATCAAGCTGAAATCACTATTTGAAACGGTCGAAACT ATCGAGAGTGAATATGGAATGGAGGTTCTTCAAGAAGCAGTGTCAAATCTCACTCAGGAACTCTATAAATGCTATACTTCCTCTGCAGATCTTGAAAAGCTTATTCAATTATTGAACCGCAAGATTAATACACAAACCTCTATAGACGAGTCGCAGGAGAATTTTGTAACAGCCCTTACCAGTGATACAACAAGACCAGAGATGGAAGAACTGGCTGAAGATTCAGATTACCAGGTTTTCAGTAATGATGTAAATG ATGCTGACAATGAATGTGAGGCCGTCCGTTTCTATAAACGATTAATGAAAAATGATGTTGATTGGCTGGCTGAACTGAAGCAATCCGACGAGTTCCAAAAAAGACAGAATAAGTTTGGCACG GGAGCCCCTGTAACCTCAACCCCTGTTGACCAGCATCCTCAAACTGAAAAACATGAGACT CTAAAACGTCCACCTCTGCCTGAAACGCCTGAGTTCAAAGATTTCAGTTCTCCG GAGATACAGCTTATACCGACACAACCAAGTATACCGACACCACCAAGTATGCCTCTAACAATTTTTGAGGGTGCTCCACCCCCAGCAGAGCCATCACTACCACTGATACCTTTAAGTTTTCTGGAGGATTCTTCTCTAAAGGATTCTCTTCAG TTCAAGACCCCACCTACTGGTCCACTGCCCTCAACATCCTCAAGTTCTCCTAACTTATCACAGATTATG CTAAAACATCCACCTCCACCTGAAACGCCTGCTACTCCACTCTCGCCACTGTCAGAACCATCACTGGTACGTCTAAGTTTACTGGAGGATTCTTCACTCAAGGATTCTCTTAAG AGTGCTTTGGAGAGAATGGGTACACGTGAGGAGGAAAATTATGAGTAG
- the LOC123685903 gene encoding inverted formin-2-like isoform X6, with the protein MSEDTITGLSKYSCDIQASITKMMLSIISEIHVGLQDVSLDLTDFEKAIAVSLNHDTVMECLQNAHFIEGQVVLLRSHLLTSIFLISSSKGDGVIFIRVMDKGIPSLASLIQNSVNGIKAKLNETRFPYNPPSFSLSSIENTFAQREMLPNKCFPRMRKHVFKINDGICCTLIKLKSLFETVETIESEYGMEVLQEAVSNLTQELYKCYTSSADLEKLIQLLNRKINTQTSIDESQENFVTALTSDTTRPEMEELAEDSDYQVFSNDVNDADNECEAVRFYKRLMKNDVDWLAELKQSDEFQKRQNKFGTGAPVTSTPVDQHPQTEKHETTLSESATSLEGFKTPPPRPLPSSSLCSLNLSQIMLKRPPLPETPEFKDFSSPEIQLIPTQPSIPTPPSMPLTIFEGAPPPAEPSLPLIPLSFLEDSSLKDSLQFKTPPTGPLPSTSSSSPNLSQIMLKHPPPPETPATPLSPLSEPSLVRLSLLEDSSLKDSLKSALERMGTREEENYE; encoded by the exons ATGTCTGAAGATACGATAACTGGTCTTTCTAAATATTCTTGTGATATTCAAGCCTCTATAACTAAAATGATGCTAAGTATTATTAGTGAAATTCATGTTGGACTTCAAGATGTATCTCTTGATCTTACTGATTTTGAGAAAGCAATTGCTGTTTCTTTGAATCATGACACTGTAATGGAATGTCTTCAAAATGCTCAT TTTATTGAAGGACAAGTGGTTCTTCTTAGATCACACCTGCTTACAAGCATATTCCTGATATCGTCTTCTAAAGGGGATGGAGTAATATTTATAAGAGTAATGGATAAAGGTATTCCCTCACTGGCGAGTCTTATTCAGAATTCAGTTAATGGAATCAAGGCCAAACTGAATGAAACTCGTTTTCCATATAATCCACCTTCCTTCAGTTTGAGCAGTATAGAAAACACATTTGCTCAACGAGAAATGTTGCCAAACAAATGTTTTCCCAGAATGAGAAAACatgtattcaaaattaatgatgGTATTTGCTGCACTCTTATCAAGCTGAAATCACTATTTGAAACGGTCGAAACT ATCGAGAGTGAATATGGAATGGAGGTTCTTCAAGAAGCAGTGTCAAATCTCACTCAGGAACTCTATAAATGCTATACTTCCTCTGCAGATCTTGAAAAGCTTATTCAATTATTGAACCGCAAGATTAATACACAAACCTCTATAGACGAGTCGCAGGAGAATTTTGTAACAGCCCTTACCAGTGATACAACAAGACCAGAGATGGAAGAACTGGCTGAAGATTCAGATTACCAGGTTTTCAGTAATGATGTAAATG ATGCTGACAATGAATGTGAGGCCGTCCGTTTCTATAAACGATTAATGAAAAATGATGTTGATTGGCTGGCTGAACTGAAGCAATCCGACGAGTTCCAAAAAAGACAGAATAAGTTTGGCACG GGAGCCCCTGTAACCTCAACCCCTGTTGACCAGCATCCTCAAACTGAAAAACATGAGACT acCCTTTCAGAGTCTGCTACATCCTTGGAAGGG TTCAAGACCCCACCTCCTCGTCCACTGCCCTCATCATCCTTATGTTCCTTGAACCTGTCACAGATTATG CTAAAACGTCCACCTCTGCCTGAAACGCCTGAGTTCAAAGATTTCAGTTCTCCG GAGATACAGCTTATACCGACACAACCAAGTATACCGACACCACCAAGTATGCCTCTAACAATTTTTGAGGGTGCTCCACCCCCAGCAGAGCCATCACTACCACTGATACCTTTAAGTTTTCTGGAGGATTCTTCTCTAAAGGATTCTCTTCAG TTCAAGACCCCACCTACTGGTCCACTGCCCTCAACATCCTCAAGTTCTCCTAACTTATCACAGATTATG CTAAAACATCCACCTCCACCTGAAACGCCTGCTACTCCACTCTCGCCACTGTCAGAACCATCACTGGTACGTCTAAGTTTACTGGAGGATTCTTCACTCAAGGATTCTCTTAAG AGTGCTTTGGAGAGAATGGGTACACGTGAGGAGGAAAATTATGAGTAG
- the LOC123685903 gene encoding uncharacterized protein LOC123685903 isoform X5, with product MNNEVVQFYQKAIIDSGLVLDEDLIFIRSVECKVSKSKADISRNIIILATALGTTYYAMKTGDVGVTVLNLPAAFSFLMSCYYSRRSKNQKDLISHLLTEFKNLSRIHSEVNEFLKRFNFSMNSSKNTFIKMSEDTITGLSKYSCDIQASITKMMLSIISEIHVGLQDVSLDLTDFEKAIAVSLNHDTVMECLQNAHFIEGQVVLLRSHLLTSIFLISSSKGDGVIFIRVMDKGIPSLASLIQNSVNGIKAKLNETRFPYNPPSFSLSSIENTFAQREMLPNKCFPRMRKHVFKINDGICCTLIKLKSLFETVETIESEYGMEVLQEAVSNLTQELYKCYTSSADLEKLIQLLNRKINTQTSIDESQENFVTALTSDTTRPEMEELAEDSDYQVFSNDVNDADNECEAVRFYKRLMKNDVDWLAELKQSDEFQKRQNKFGTGAPVTSTPVDQHPQTEKHETTLSESATSLEGLKRPPLPETPEFKDFSSPEIQLIPTQPSIPTPPSMPLTIFEGAPPPAEPSLPLIPLSFLEDSSLKDSLQLKHPPPPETPATPLSPLSEPSLVRLSLLEDSSLKDSLKSALERMGTREEENYE from the exons ATGAATAACGAG gTTGTGCAATTCTATCAGAAAGCTATAATAGATAGTGGTCTTGTACTTGATGAAGATTTGATCTTCATACGATCGGTGGAATGTAAAGTGAGCAAGAGTAAGGCTGATATTAGCCGAAACATCATCATACTGGCTACAGCCTTAGGAACAACTTATTACGCTATGAAAACAGGAGATGTTGGTGTAACAGTTCTTAATCTACCAGCTGCCTTCTCATTTCTAATGTCATGTTATTACTCAAGAAGATCTAAAAACCAAAAAGATCTCATTTCTCATCTGTTGACTGAATTTAAGAACCTATCAAGAATTCATTCAGAGGTGAATGAATTTCTGAAACGATTCAATTTTTCGAT GAATTCTTCGAAAAATACTTTTATAAAAATGTCTGAAGATACGATAACTGGTCTTTCTAAATATTCTTGTGATATTCAAGCCTCTATAACTAAAATGATGCTAAGTATTATTAGTGAAATTCATGTTGGACTTCAAGATGTATCTCTTGATCTTACTGATTTTGAGAAAGCAATTGCTGTTTCTTTGAATCATGACACTGTAATGGAATGTCTTCAAAATGCTCAT TTTATTGAAGGACAAGTGGTTCTTCTTAGATCACACCTGCTTACAAGCATATTCCTGATATCGTCTTCTAAAGGGGATGGAGTAATATTTATAAGAGTAATGGATAAAGGTATTCCCTCACTGGCGAGTCTTATTCAGAATTCAGTTAATGGAATCAAGGCCAAACTGAATGAAACTCGTTTTCCATATAATCCACCTTCCTTCAGTTTGAGCAGTATAGAAAACACATTTGCTCAACGAGAAATGTTGCCAAACAAATGTTTTCCCAGAATGAGAAAACatgtattcaaaattaatgatgGTATTTGCTGCACTCTTATCAAGCTGAAATCACTATTTGAAACGGTCGAAACT ATCGAGAGTGAATATGGAATGGAGGTTCTTCAAGAAGCAGTGTCAAATCTCACTCAGGAACTCTATAAATGCTATACTTCCTCTGCAGATCTTGAAAAGCTTATTCAATTATTGAACCGCAAGATTAATACACAAACCTCTATAGACGAGTCGCAGGAGAATTTTGTAACAGCCCTTACCAGTGATACAACAAGACCAGAGATGGAAGAACTGGCTGAAGATTCAGATTACCAGGTTTTCAGTAATGATGTAAATG ATGCTGACAATGAATGTGAGGCCGTCCGTTTCTATAAACGATTAATGAAAAATGATGTTGATTGGCTGGCTGAACTGAAGCAATCCGACGAGTTCCAAAAAAGACAGAATAAGTTTGGCACG GGAGCCCCTGTAACCTCAACCCCTGTTGACCAGCATCCTCAAACTGAAAAACATGAGACT acCCTTTCAGAGTCTGCTACATCCTTGGAAGGG CTAAAACGTCCACCTCTGCCTGAAACGCCTGAGTTCAAAGATTTCAGTTCTCCG GAGATACAGCTTATACCGACACAACCAAGTATACCGACACCACCAAGTATGCCTCTAACAATTTTTGAGGGTGCTCCACCCCCAGCAGAGCCATCACTACCACTGATACCTTTAAGTTTTCTGGAGGATTCTTCTCTAAAGGATTCTCTTCAG CTAAAACATCCACCTCCACCTGAAACGCCTGCTACTCCACTCTCGCCACTGTCAGAACCATCACTGGTACGTCTAAGTTTACTGGAGGATTCTTCACTCAAGGATTCTCTTAAG AGTGCTTTGGAGAGAATGGGTACACGTGAGGAGGAAAATTATGAGTAG
- the LOC123685903 gene encoding arp2/3 complex-activating protein rickA-like isoform X1 produces MNNEVVQFYQKAIIDSGLVLDEDLIFIRSVECKVSKSKADISRNIIILATALGTTYYAMKTGDVGVTVLNLPAAFSFLMSCYYSRRSKNQKDLISHLLTEFKNLSRIHSEVNEFLKRFNFSMNSSKNTFIKMSEDTITGLSKYSCDIQASITKMMLSIISEIHVGLQDVSLDLTDFEKAIAVSLNHDTVMECLQNAHFIEGQVVLLRSHLLTSIFLISSSKGDGVIFIRVMDKGIPSLASLIQNSVNGIKAKLNETRFPYNPPSFSLSSIENTFAQREMLPNKCFPRMRKHVFKINDGICCTLIKLKSLFETVETIESEYGMEVLQEAVSNLTQELYKCYTSSADLEKLIQLLNRKINTQTSIDESQENFVTALTSDTTRPEMEELAEDSDYQVFSNDVNDADNECEAVRFYKRLMKNDVDWLAELKQSDEFQKRQNKFGTGAPVTSTPVDQHPQTEKHETTLSESATSLEGFKTPPPRPLPSSSLCSLNLSQIMLKRPPLPETPEFKDFSSPEIQLIPTQPSIPTPPSMPLTIFEGAPPPAEPSLPLIPLSFLEDSSLKDSLQFKTPPTGPLPSTSSSSPNLSQIMLKHPPPPETPATPLSPLSEPSLVRLSLLEDSSLKDSLKSALERMGTREEENYE; encoded by the exons ATGAATAACGAG gTTGTGCAATTCTATCAGAAAGCTATAATAGATAGTGGTCTTGTACTTGATGAAGATTTGATCTTCATACGATCGGTGGAATGTAAAGTGAGCAAGAGTAAGGCTGATATTAGCCGAAACATCATCATACTGGCTACAGCCTTAGGAACAACTTATTACGCTATGAAAACAGGAGATGTTGGTGTAACAGTTCTTAATCTACCAGCTGCCTTCTCATTTCTAATGTCATGTTATTACTCAAGAAGATCTAAAAACCAAAAAGATCTCATTTCTCATCTGTTGACTGAATTTAAGAACCTATCAAGAATTCATTCAGAGGTGAATGAATTTCTGAAACGATTCAATTTTTCGAT GAATTCTTCGAAAAATACTTTTATAAAAATGTCTGAAGATACGATAACTGGTCTTTCTAAATATTCTTGTGATATTCAAGCCTCTATAACTAAAATGATGCTAAGTATTATTAGTGAAATTCATGTTGGACTTCAAGATGTATCTCTTGATCTTACTGATTTTGAGAAAGCAATTGCTGTTTCTTTGAATCATGACACTGTAATGGAATGTCTTCAAAATGCTCAT TTTATTGAAGGACAAGTGGTTCTTCTTAGATCACACCTGCTTACAAGCATATTCCTGATATCGTCTTCTAAAGGGGATGGAGTAATATTTATAAGAGTAATGGATAAAGGTATTCCCTCACTGGCGAGTCTTATTCAGAATTCAGTTAATGGAATCAAGGCCAAACTGAATGAAACTCGTTTTCCATATAATCCACCTTCCTTCAGTTTGAGCAGTATAGAAAACACATTTGCTCAACGAGAAATGTTGCCAAACAAATGTTTTCCCAGAATGAGAAAACatgtattcaaaattaatgatgGTATTTGCTGCACTCTTATCAAGCTGAAATCACTATTTGAAACGGTCGAAACT ATCGAGAGTGAATATGGAATGGAGGTTCTTCAAGAAGCAGTGTCAAATCTCACTCAGGAACTCTATAAATGCTATACTTCCTCTGCAGATCTTGAAAAGCTTATTCAATTATTGAACCGCAAGATTAATACACAAACCTCTATAGACGAGTCGCAGGAGAATTTTGTAACAGCCCTTACCAGTGATACAACAAGACCAGAGATGGAAGAACTGGCTGAAGATTCAGATTACCAGGTTTTCAGTAATGATGTAAATG ATGCTGACAATGAATGTGAGGCCGTCCGTTTCTATAAACGATTAATGAAAAATGATGTTGATTGGCTGGCTGAACTGAAGCAATCCGACGAGTTCCAAAAAAGACAGAATAAGTTTGGCACG GGAGCCCCTGTAACCTCAACCCCTGTTGACCAGCATCCTCAAACTGAAAAACATGAGACT acCCTTTCAGAGTCTGCTACATCCTTGGAAGGG TTCAAGACCCCACCTCCTCGTCCACTGCCCTCATCATCCTTATGTTCCTTGAACCTGTCACAGATTATG CTAAAACGTCCACCTCTGCCTGAAACGCCTGAGTTCAAAGATTTCAGTTCTCCG GAGATACAGCTTATACCGACACAACCAAGTATACCGACACCACCAAGTATGCCTCTAACAATTTTTGAGGGTGCTCCACCCCCAGCAGAGCCATCACTACCACTGATACCTTTAAGTTTTCTGGAGGATTCTTCTCTAAAGGATTCTCTTCAG TTCAAGACCCCACCTACTGGTCCACTGCCCTCAACATCCTCAAGTTCTCCTAACTTATCACAGATTATG CTAAAACATCCACCTCCACCTGAAACGCCTGCTACTCCACTCTCGCCACTGTCAGAACCATCACTGGTACGTCTAAGTTTACTGGAGGATTCTTCACTCAAGGATTCTCTTAAG AGTGCTTTGGAGAGAATGGGTACACGTGAGGAGGAAAATTATGAGTAG